CGCGCTGACATTGTCTACTGCCGTCCCCCGGCCATACAGGGCACTATTGGCAACCTTGATAAGCCGGGCCGACATGGCGGCATCTTGGCCGATAATCCCGGCTACATCCCGCAACCCGGCTTCGGGGCGACCGGCAATATCCTGCACCTGCATCGCTACCTCGGGTAAGGTGGGTAATACCAAGCTATCATCCTTCAGCCGCCGCAGCAGACTGACCAACATTTGCTGTATTTCCGCCATCGCACTCTCCATTGCACAAAAATCATCCATCGCCCAAGTATATACACAAGGCAGCCCTGCGGGCAGTCGGACCTGATCAGCTTTTACTGTCAATTTATGCTTACCCTGAGCGCAGTTAGCCCACCTATAAGGCGATGGCAGAATTTGCCCATCGCGGCGCGATTGAGTAAAATGCCGCCCCCGCGCTTGCTCCCTTGACCCGAGCCGGTTGCTGCCGTGCAGCACTGATGATAAGCGCCCAGCCAACAGAGAGTGATTATGTTTAAACCTGAGCTTCTGTCCCCTGCCGGGACACTGAAAAACATGCGTTATGCCTTTGCCTACGGGGCAGATGCCGTTTATGCCGGCCAGCCAAGATACAGTCTGCGGGTGCGCAATAACGATTTTAAAATGGAAAATCTGGCACAGGGCATCCAGGAAGCACACTCTCTGGGCAAAAAGCTGTATGTGGTGAGCAATATCGCCCCCCACAATGCCAAGCTAAAAACCTATATCCGCGATATGGAGCCTGTGGTAGCCATGCAGCCAGATGCGCTGATCATGTCTGATCCGGGGTTGATTATGATGGTGCGGGAAGCCTTCCCGGATCAGGTGGTGCACCTGTCTGTGCAAGCCAATGCCATTAACTGGGCTTCAGTAAAATTCTGGCAATCCCAAGGCATTAAGCGGGTGATCCTGTCCCGTGAGTTGTCACTGGATGAGATTGAAGAGATCCGCCAACGTTGTCCGGATATCGAACTGGAAGTGTTTGTTCACGGCGCGCTGTGTATGGCCTATTCTGGCCGCTGTCTGTTGTCAGGCTATATCAATAAGCGCGACCCGAACCAAGGCACCTGCACCAATGCCTGTCGCTGGAAGTACGATGCCCATGAAGCCACGCAAAATGATGCCGGTGATATTGTGGCGATTCAGCCAGCGGCGCCAACCTTGGGTGAAGGTACGCCAAGCGACAAGATTTTCCTGCTGCAGGAAAACAACCGTCCGGGCGAATATATGCCAGCGTTTGAAGATGAGCACGGCACTTACATCATGAACTCTAAGGATCTGCGTGCCATTCAGCATATCGAACGTCTGACCAAGATGGGCATCGACTCGCTGAAAATCGAAGGCCGGACCAAATCCTTCTACTATGTGGCCCGTACCGCTCAATTGTACCGTCAGGCTATCGACGATGCCGTCGCCGGTAAAGACTTTGACCGCAGCCTGATGACCCGTCTGGAAGGTCTGGCTCACCGTGGTTACACCGAAGGCTTCCTGCGCCGTCACGTACATGATGAGTACCAGAATTATGAATATGGCCACTCTATCAGTGACAACCAGCAGTTTGTTGGTGAATTCACCGGTAACCGCAATGCGGCAGGTATGGCTGAGATTGAAGTGAAGAATAAGTTTTTGGTCGGTGACAGCCTGGAGATGATGACGCCACAGGGCAATATCAATCTGACGCTGGAATCGCTGGAAAACCGTAAAGGGGAAGCCGTGGAAGCTGGCCTTGGCAGTGGTCATACCGTGTATATGCCAGTTCCTGCGGATCTGGACTTAAAAGCCGGTATTTTGCTGCGTAACCTGCCTGAAGGGATGGATACTCGTAATCCGCATTCAGCGAAATAATGACCTTCGCTGTATCATGAAATGGAAAAGGCTACCGATTGGTAGCCTTTTTTGTTTTTATTGATGATTTCTGAGGTGACAATTTCATTCATCTACTGTTGCCTACATAGATGTTGTCCATTGCCTGCCGCAGGCTACTGCGTAACCGACCAAATGACTCGCCGTAAAATCATCCCTGATGGCTCGACGATGACCAAATTCATCCCTGAATAAATGCCAGCAGTACATCCCTGTACTGCGCTCATAAGCTCACTTATCACAGATAAGTATTCGCCTTGTCATCAACGGTCATTTGTCCAGTTACGTCGGAGATTGGTGCTCCCCGTAAGTAATGGAGAATAATAAAAGGGAGAAGAGAAAGGAGAGTTCCCGAAATCCGCATTCAGCGAAGTAATAACTTTCGCTGTGTCGTAAAATGGAAAAAGCTACAGATTTGTAGCTTTTTGTTTTCATTGATGATTTCTGAGCTGACAATTTCATTCACCTACTGTTGCCTACATAGGTGTTGTCCATTGCCTGCCGCAGGCTACTGCGTAACCGACCAAAT
This region of Shewanella sp. NFH-SH190041 genomic DNA includes:
- the yegQ gene encoding tRNA 5-hydroxyuridine modification protein YegQ produces the protein MFKPELLSPAGTLKNMRYAFAYGADAVYAGQPRYSLRVRNNDFKMENLAQGIQEAHSLGKKLYVVSNIAPHNAKLKTYIRDMEPVVAMQPDALIMSDPGLIMMVREAFPDQVVHLSVQANAINWASVKFWQSQGIKRVILSRELSLDEIEEIRQRCPDIELEVFVHGALCMAYSGRCLLSGYINKRDPNQGTCTNACRWKYDAHEATQNDAGDIVAIQPAAPTLGEGTPSDKIFLLQENNRPGEYMPAFEDEHGTYIMNSKDLRAIQHIERLTKMGIDSLKIEGRTKSFYYVARTAQLYRQAIDDAVAGKDFDRSLMTRLEGLAHRGYTEGFLRRHVHDEYQNYEYGHSISDNQQFVGEFTGNRNAAGMAEIEVKNKFLVGDSLEMMTPQGNINLTLESLENRKGEAVEAGLGSGHTVYMPVPADLDLKAGILLRNLPEGMDTRNPHSAK